The following proteins are encoded in a genomic region of Triticum dicoccoides isolate Atlit2015 ecotype Zavitan chromosome 1B, WEW_v2.0, whole genome shotgun sequence:
- the LOC119348860 gene encoding peroxidase 1-like: MASRAATMVTLLLAAVAATCAQAQLHEKFYGETCPSVEDVVRKEMVRALSLAPSLAGPLLRMHFHDCFVRGCDGSVLLDSANKTAEKDAQPNQTLRGFGFVERVKAAVEKACPDTVSCADILALIARDAVWLSKGPFWTVPLGRRDGSVSISNETDALPPPTSNFTVLTQLFAAVNLDAKDLVVLSAGHTIGTSHCFSFSDRLYNFTGMENPSDIDPTLEPQYMMRLKSKCASLNDNTTLVEMDPGSFKTFDTDYFKLVSKRRGLFHSDGALLTDPFTRAYVQRHATGAFKDEFFADFAASMIKMGNANPLTGSQGEIRKKCSVVNR; this comes from the exons ATGGCGTCGAGGGCTGCGACGATGGTGACGCTGCTgctcgcggcggtggcggcgacgtgCGCGCAGGCGCAGCTGCACGAGAAGTTCTACGGCGAGACGTGCCCCAGCGTGGAGGACGTCGTCCGGAAGGAGATGGTGAGGGCGCTGTCACTGGCGCCCAGCCTCGCCGGGCCGCTCCTCCGGATGCacttccacgactgcttcgtcaGG GGGTGCGACGGCTCGGTTCTGCTGGACTCGGCCAACAAGACGGCGGAGAAGGACGCGCAGCCGAACCAGACGCTGCGAGGCTTCGGGTTTGTCGAGAGAGTGAAGGCCGCGGTGGAGAAGGCCTGCCCCGACaccgtctcctgcgccgacatccTCGCCCTCATTGCCAGGGACGCAGTATGGCTG AGCAAGGGTCCATTCTGGACAGTTCCTCTCGGCCGGCGAGACGGCAGCGTGTCCATTTCCAACGAGACCGACGCTCTGCCACCCCCGACCTCCAACTTCACCGTGCTTACCCAGCTCTTCGCCGCCGTGAACCTCGACGCCAAGGACCTCGTCGTCCTGTCCGCCGGGCACACGATTGGGACGTCCCACTGCTTCTCCTTCTCCGACCGGCTCTACAACTTCACCGGCATGGAGAACCCCAGCGACATCGACCCCACGCTGGAGCCACAGTACATGATGCGGCTAAAGAGCAAGTGTGCCAGCCTCAACGACAACACCACCCTCGTGGAGATGGACCCCGGCAGCTTCAAGACCTTCGACACCGACTACTTCAAGCTGGTGAGCAAGCGGAGGGGCCTCTTCCACTCCGACGGCGCCCTCCTCACCGACCCCTTCACCCGCGCCTACGTCCAGCGCCATGCCACCGGCGCCTTCAAGGACGAGTTCTTCGCTGACTTCGCCGCCTCCATGATCAAGATGGGCAACGCCAACCCGCTCACCGGAAGCCAGGGCGAGATCAGGAAGAAGTGCAGCGTGGTTAACCGTTAA